One window of the Cryptomeria japonica chromosome 7, Sugi_1.0, whole genome shotgun sequence genome contains the following:
- the LOC131856791 gene encoding uncharacterized protein LOC131856791, with translation MTKWKDPSPSWHKLNFDGAANNNWQVRGGVVRDHQGGLIAAYAGSLRNHTVNEAEGMALLWGMKFAIAIGIRQLEIEGDSKIIVEAISGRSAAGWKVEAILRDVRMLLADLDSFTILHIYKEGNVVFDSMAIVGMLQEGL, from the coding sequence ATGACCAAATGGAAAGACCCAAGTCCCTCATGGcacaaattaaactttgatggggcagccAACAATAATTGGCAAGTCAGAGGTGGTGTTGTAAGAGATCATCAGGGTGGTCTTATCGCCGCCTACGCTGGAAGCTTGAGGAACCATACTGTCAACGAAGCTGAGGGAATGGCCCTTTTATGGGGAATGAAGTTCGCCATTGCTATAGGTATCAGACAActtgaaattgaaggtgattcaaaaatAATTGTGGAGGCTATTAGTGGAAGAAGTGCAGCGGGTTGGAAAGTGGAAGCGATATTGAGGGATGTCAGAATGCTCTTAGCTGACCTTGACAGTTTCACTATCCTCCATATTTACAAAGAAGGTAATGTAGTTTTTGACTCCATGGCTATTGTCGGCATGCTGCAAGAAGGCTTATGA